In Ischnura elegans chromosome 6, ioIscEleg1.1, whole genome shotgun sequence, one genomic interval encodes:
- the LOC124161343 gene encoding cuticle protein 8-like — translation MISKVLLLVCIAASTYALPGGLYGAVGHLDQYAYPKYNFDYGVSDHKTGDQKNQWETRDGDVVKGAYSLHEADGTVRTVEYTADKHNGFNAVVKRHGKAVHPHHYAPVHHHGGYASVGHVGAYGVGHYGHGATSYANGNNIAIGHGVAAYGLGGYHGGYGYGGYGYGRHYGGHLAGATSYASRNDIVLGHGGYHY, via the exons ATGATCTCGAAG GTTCTGCTTCTCGTGTGCATTGCAGCATCAACCTACGCCTTGCCCGGAGGACTGTATGGAGCTGTAGGGCATTTGGATCAATAC GCGTATCCTAAGTACAACTTTGATTATGGCGTGAGTGACCACAAGACCGGAGATCAGAAGaaccagtgggagacgagggacggagATGTTGTCAAGGGTGcttacagcctccacgaagctgATGGCACAGTGCGCACAGTGGAATACACCGCTGACaagcacaacggattcaacgccgtcgtcaagcgACACGGTAAGGCCGtgcacccgcaccactacgcaccAGTCCATCACCACGGAGGATACGCCTCCGTAGGACACGTGGGCGCTTACGGAGTCGGCCACTACGGCCATGGCGCCACTTCATACGCTAACGGAAACAACATCGCCATCGGTCACGGAGTCGCTGCTTACGGATTGGGAGGATACCACGGTGGATATGGATACGGTGGTTATGGCTACGGAAGACACTATGGAGGACACTTAGCGGGTGCTACCTCATATGCCAGCCGCAATGACATTGTTCTTGGACACGGAGGCTACCATTactaa
- the LOC124161344 gene encoding cuticle protein 19-like — MCEMYIKRATGGVDIIRRTSLKSAANNHNHHDLKASTRALPGGLYGAVGHLDQYAYPKYNFDYGVSDHKTGDQKNQWETRDGDVVKGAYSLHEADGTVRTVEYTADKHNGFNAVVHRQGKAVHPHHYAPVYHYGGYAAVGHLGAHGVGHYGHGATSYANGNNIAIGHGVAAYRLGGYHGGYGYGGYGYGGHYGGHFGGATSYASRNDIVLGHGGYHY; from the exons ATGTGTGAGATGTATATAAAACGGGCCACTGGTGGTGTGGATATCATTCGCAGGACTTCACTGAAGAGCGCCGCTAATAACCACAACCACCATGATCTCAAAG CATCAACCCGTGCCTTGCCCGGAGGACTGTACGGAGCTGTGGGACATCTGGATCAATAC GCTTACCcgaagtacaacttcgactatgGCGTGAGTGACCACAAGACCGGAGACCAGAAGaaccagtgggagacgagggacggagATGTTGTCAAGGGTGcttacagcctccacgaagctgATGGCACAGTGCGCACAGTCGAATACACCGCTGACaagcacaacggattcaacgccgtcgtccaTAGACAGGGAAAAGCCGtgcacccgcaccactacgcaccAGTCTATCACTACGGAGGATACGCCGCCGTAGGACACTTGGGTGCTCACGGAGTCGGCCACTACGGCCATGGCGCCACTTCATACGCTAACGGCAACAACATCGCCATCGGCCACGGGGTCGCTGCTTACAGATTGGGAGGATACCACGGCGGATATGGATACGGTGGCTATGGCTACGGAGGGCACTATGGAGGACACTTCGGCGGTGCTACCTCCTATGCCAGCCGCAATGACATTGTTCTTGGACACGGAGGCTATCATTACTAA
- the LOC124160318 gene encoding adult-specific cuticular protein ACP-20-like, which produces MISKVLILACIAAAAYALPGGLYADGGHLDYYAHPKYNFDYGVSDHKTGDQKNQWETRDGDVVKGAYSLHEADGTVRTVEYTADKHNGFNAVVHRQGKAVHPQHYHVAPHHGGYGGFAGGYGAGHYGHGATSYANGNNIAIGHGVAGYGLGGYHGGYGAGYGGYGYGAGYGGHYGGASSYANGNNIALSHGGYHY; this is translated from the exons ATGATCTCAAAG GTCCTAATTTTGGCATGCATCGCGGCAGCAGCCTACGCCCTGCCCGGTGGATTGTACGCAGATGGAGGACACTTGGATTACTAC GCTCACCctaagtacaacttcgactatgGCGTGAGCGACCACAAGACCGGAGACCAGAAGaaccagtgggagacgagggacggagATGTTGTCAAGGGTGcttacagcctccacgaagctgATGGCACAGTGCGCACAGTCGAATATACCGCTGACaagcacaacggattcaacgcagTCGTCCATAGACAGGGCAAGGCCGTGCACCCACAGCATTACCACGTAGCCCCGCACCACGGAGGATACGGCGGATTCGCTGGAGGTTACGGAGCAGGCCACTACGGCCATGGCGCTACTTCCTACGCTAATGGAAATAACATTGCCATCGGCCACGGAGTTGCTGGTTATGGACTGGGTGGATACCACGGTGGATATGGAGCTGGATACGGTGGTTATGGCTATGGAGCTGGCTACGGAGGACATTATGGTGGAGCCTCATCCTACGCCAATGGAAATAACATTGCCCTCAGCCATGGCGGATACCACTACTAA